A part of Thermococcus sp. LS1 genomic DNA contains:
- a CDS encoding fibrillarin-like rRNA/tRNA 2'-O-methyltransferase, whose protein sequence is MKIKKHKFPGVYVFIDEDGSEKIATKNLVPGQKVYGERLIKFEGEEYRVWNPRRSKLGAAILNGLKHFPIKPGSTVLYLGVASGTTASHVSDIVGWEGKVFGVEFSPRVLRELVPIVEERRNIVPILGDATKPEGYRALVPKVDVIFEDVAQPTQAKILIDNAKVFLKSGGYGMISVKSRSIDVTKEPEQVFKEVEKELATYFEVVERLSLEPYEKDHALFVVRKP, encoded by the coding sequence ATGAAGATTAAAAAGCACAAGTTCCCGGGCGTTTACGTCTTCATCGATGAGGACGGGAGCGAGAAGATAGCCACCAAGAACCTCGTCCCCGGCCAGAAGGTCTACGGCGAGAGGCTGATCAAGTTTGAGGGCGAGGAGTACAGGGTCTGGAACCCGAGGAGGTCAAAGCTCGGCGCGGCCATACTCAATGGCCTCAAGCACTTCCCGATTAAGCCGGGCTCAACCGTGCTCTACCTCGGTGTAGCGAGCGGAACTACTGCATCTCACGTCAGCGACATAGTCGGCTGGGAGGGCAAGGTCTTTGGAGTGGAGTTCTCGCCGCGCGTCCTCAGGGAGCTCGTTCCGATAGTCGAGGAGAGAAGGAACATAGTTCCGATACTCGGCGATGCAACGAAGCCAGAAGGTTATCGCGCGCTGGTTCCCAAGGTGGACGTCATCTTCGAGGACGTCGCCCAGCCTACGCAGGCGAAGATACTCATCGACAACGCAAAGGTCTTCCTCAAGAGCGGCGGCTACGGAATGATATCCGTCAAGAGCAGGAGCATTGACGTCACCAAGGAACCGGAGCAGGTCTTCAAGGAGGTCGAGAAGGAGCTTGCAACCTACTTCGAGGTCGTCGAGAGGCTTTCGCTTGAGCCCTACGAGAAGGACCACGCGCTGTTCGTGGTCAGGAAGCCTTGA
- a CDS encoding C/D box methylation guide ribonucleoprotein complex aNOP56 subunit (functions along with aFIB and aL7a; guides 2'-O-methylation of ribose to specific sites in RNAs), with protein sequence MKAYLAENVRGIYAFDESGNLIDQKVFSGKPEVSLDRLLKGESSDELLSFLKELESRGYDEFVVEDSELSRALKELGYNVTAEFPNIAGEKLRSNPEEFLGENWFEEYFSVGVALTRLRIQEQSGARDKMIIQAIEALDDIDKVINLLVSRLREWYSLHLPELDEILPKHQQYVAFVKTIGPRENVTEEKLRELGLPDGKIEKIVKAAESSMGAPLGKFDSDIIQKLASEISDLYKLREQIEDYLETAMDEVAPNLKALVGAKLGARLLSLAGGLKELAMMPASTIQVLGAEKALFRHLRTGAKPPKHGVIFQYPAINRSPWWQRGKIARALAGKLAIAARVDYFSGEYIAEELKQELEQRIKEIKEKYPNPPKRKAKPEKKKKEKKFKKKGKEKFRGKEKKKGKGEGKKGGKKKKKGGKR encoded by the coding sequence ATCGACCAGAAGGTCTTCTCGGGAAAGCCAGAAGTGAGCCTTGACAGGCTTTTGAAGGGCGAGTCGAGCGACGAGCTCCTTTCGTTCCTCAAAGAGCTTGAAAGCAGGGGCTACGACGAGTTCGTAGTCGAGGACTCGGAGCTGAGCAGGGCTTTAAAGGAGCTCGGATACAATGTTACTGCTGAGTTCCCCAACATAGCCGGTGAAAAGCTCCGTTCAAACCCGGAGGAGTTTTTGGGCGAGAACTGGTTTGAGGAGTACTTCAGCGTCGGTGTGGCCCTGACAAGGCTCCGCATACAGGAACAGAGCGGTGCGAGAGATAAGATGATAATCCAGGCCATTGAGGCGCTTGATGACATTGACAAAGTCATCAACCTCCTAGTTTCCCGCCTCAGGGAGTGGTACAGCCTCCACCTCCCGGAGCTGGACGAGATTCTGCCCAAGCATCAGCAGTACGTTGCCTTCGTCAAGACCATAGGACCGAGGGAAAACGTCACCGAGGAGAAGCTCAGGGAGCTTGGCCTTCCCGATGGAAAGATCGAAAAGATAGTCAAGGCCGCCGAGAGCTCCATGGGCGCCCCGCTCGGCAAGTTCGATAGCGACATAATCCAGAAGCTCGCCAGCGAGATAAGCGACCTCTATAAGCTGAGGGAGCAGATAGAGGACTACCTCGAGACTGCCATGGACGAGGTCGCCCCGAACCTCAAGGCCCTCGTTGGTGCGAAGCTCGGTGCCAGGCTACTCAGCCTCGCTGGAGGCCTCAAGGAACTCGCCATGATGCCGGCATCGACCATACAGGTTCTCGGTGCCGAGAAGGCGCTCTTCAGGCACCTCAGAACCGGTGCCAAGCCGCCGAAGCACGGTGTCATATTCCAGTATCCCGCCATAAACCGCTCACCGTGGTGGCAGAGGGGTAAGATAGCAAGGGCTCTCGCCGGCAAGCTTGCCATAGCTGCCAGAGTCGACTACTTCTCCGGCGAATACATCGCTGAAGAGCTCAAGCAGGAGTTGGAGCAGAGGATAAAGGAGATCAAGGAAAAGTACCCGAACCCACCCAAGAGGAAGGCCAAGCCAGAGAAGAAAAAGAAGGAGAAGAAGTTCAAGAAGAAGGGCAAGGAGAAGTTCAGGGGCAAGGAAAAGAAGAAAGGAAAAGGCGAGGGTAAAAAGGGTGGAAAGAAGAAAAAGAAGGGTGGCAAGAGGTGA